Genomic segment of bacterium:
AGAGCCTGCTGCCCGTCTGGCGCATCCGCCTGCTCCATTCGGCACGCGCCCAGCTGCTGCCCGTCGAGACGGGGACCGCGCCGGAACCGGCCGTCCGAGCCGCCTCCGCGACGGCCTGCATCGCCCTGCGCGGCGCAGGCATCACCGGCGATCCGTCCTGGGCGCGCATCGAGCGCGACCCGCACCCCCTGGTCCGCGAGGCCGTCTGGACCGGCATGTGCCGCCACATCCTGACGCCCCGGGAGGTCGCGCAACGGGCCCAGACGGTCGGCCGGGGCCTGCAGGCCCCGCTGCGCATGTCCGCCTGCGAAGGGCTCGTCGCGGCCTGGCGTCGTTTCCAGGGCGAGGAGCACCCGCCGCAGGAGTTGGCGCACGTCGCGGACGCGGTGCAGACGGCGTTGCGCCGTGTCCTGCGCGAGGACGATCCCCACGCCGCTGCCCTCGCCGCCGATCTGCTCGCCTCCTTCCCGGCCGACGAGAACCTGATCGCTCTGCTCGAGGCCTGCGAGAATGCCCGCGGCCTGCCCGGCGTGGACGTGCGCCGCGGCGTGCTGGGAACGCTCGCGGCTCTCCAGGCCGACACCGCCTACGCCATGGCGGACACCTTGCGCCCGCGCATCGCCGCCGTCCTCGAAGCCGGCTTCGACTTCCCCGAACCGCACGTGCGCCTGGCCGCCCGCGCGGCCGCCGCCGCCGGGAATCTGATCGAGCCCGGCCTGGTCCCCAGCGAGGCCAGCCTGGGCGCCACGCTGCCCGCCCACGTACGCGACCCTCGCCAGGCGCCCCTCGCCCTGCCCTTCGACGCACCGCGCGTGCGTTGCATCACCGGGCGCGGCGACTTCGTCATGGCGCTCGACGGGGGAATCGCACCCAACACCTGCGCCACGTTCCTGGCGCTCGTTCGCGACGGTTTCTACGAGGGCCTGTCCTTCCACCGCGTGGTGCCCGACTTCGTGATCCAGGGCGGCGATCCCCTGGGCACTGGCTGGGGCGGGCCCGGCTTCACGATCCGCAGCGAGTGGAGCACGACGACCTACGAGCGCGGCACCGTCGGGGTCGCCCATTCAGGCAGGGACACCGGCGGCAGCCAGTTCTTCGTCACCCTCTCCCCGCAGCCGCACCTCGACGGCCGCTACACCGTGTTCGGCAAGGTGGTCGAGGGCATGGAGGTTGCGGAATCGATGCAACCGGGCGACACTTTCCGACTGATC
This window contains:
- a CDS encoding peptidylprolyl isomerase produces the protein MCRHILTPREVAQRAQTVGRGLQAPLRMSACEGLVAAWRRFQGEEHPPQELAHVADAVQTALRRVLREDDPHAAALAADLLASFPADENLIALLEACENARGLPGVDVRRGVLGTLAALQADTAYAMADTLRPRIAAVLEAGFDFPEPHVRLAARAAAAAGNLIEPGLVPSEASLGATLPAHVRDPRQAPLALPFDAPRVRCITGRGDFVMALDGGIAPNTCATFLALVRDGFYEGLSFHRVVPDFVIQGGDPLGTGWGGPGFTIRSEWSTTTYERGTVGVAHSGRDTGGSQFFVTLSPQPHLDGRYTVFGKVVEGMEVAESMQPGDTFRLIVEP